In Halobaculum magnesiiphilum, the following proteins share a genomic window:
- a CDS encoding AMP-binding protein: MAPTEVDTDEIVHEPEEAFAEATNVRAFMREYGIDDYEELIERTTTELEGEPASGVDWFWDELVEYLDIDFYEEYDSVRDDTDGPQFSDWYPGGEINVAHNVVDRHAAGDARDDVACVWEGEPGDVREVTFGDLHEQSDRVANYLESRGVETGDTVGLYMAMVPEVMSILYGCFKVGAIAVPIFSGFGVDATATRIDDSECSVLFTGDGFYRRGSEVLLKDTADEAIEEVGHVEDVVVYDRLGASDEGSEIDIPWDDGRDEWWADAVAKQSSEYETKSLPSDQESMLLYSSGTTGTPKGIVHTHAGVQLQCAKEIHFGFDQKPDDVFWWVSDIGWMMGPWTLIGNHTFGGTILMYEGAPDHPGPDRFWETIDRHDVTQFGISPTAIRALRKHGDDHVEGHDLSSLRILGSTGEPWDPESWLWFYEHVGNGEIPIVNISGGTEICGCFLMPMPDQPLKPCTLGGPGLGMDIDIVDEAGESIADTHERGYLVARDSCPSMTKSLWSGDERYLEEYWSTFTEPPLWNHGDWAQQDEDGFWFLHGRADDTLNVAGRKVGPAEIEGVLIDHDAVNQAVAVGVDDETTGTAVVTYVVLEPGVEPDDELREGLRALVGEEHGKPFRPREILFVEEFPKTQSGKIIRRAVASVYEGEDPGDLSSMENPEALEALEEAS, from the coding sequence ATGGCCCCGACGGAGGTCGACACGGACGAGATCGTCCACGAGCCCGAGGAGGCGTTCGCCGAGGCGACGAACGTCCGCGCGTTCATGCGCGAGTACGGCATCGACGACTACGAGGAGCTGATCGAGCGTACCACCACCGAGCTGGAGGGAGAACCCGCGTCGGGCGTCGACTGGTTCTGGGACGAGCTGGTCGAGTACCTCGACATCGACTTCTACGAGGAGTACGACTCGGTGCGCGACGACACCGACGGGCCGCAGTTCTCCGACTGGTACCCCGGCGGCGAGATCAACGTCGCGCACAACGTCGTCGACCGCCACGCCGCCGGCGACGCCCGCGACGACGTGGCGTGCGTCTGGGAGGGGGAACCCGGCGACGTGCGCGAGGTGACCTTCGGCGACCTCCACGAGCAGAGCGATCGCGTCGCAAACTATCTGGAGTCGCGTGGGGTCGAAACCGGCGACACCGTCGGCCTCTACATGGCGATGGTGCCGGAGGTCATGAGCATCCTCTACGGCTGCTTCAAGGTCGGCGCCATCGCGGTGCCGATCTTCTCCGGGTTCGGCGTCGACGCGACGGCGACGCGGATCGACGACTCCGAGTGCTCGGTGCTGTTCACCGGCGACGGCTTCTACCGCCGTGGCAGCGAGGTGCTCCTGAAGGACACCGCCGACGAGGCGATCGAGGAGGTCGGCCACGTCGAGGACGTTGTCGTGTACGACCGATTGGGCGCCAGCGACGAGGGGTCCGAGATCGACATCCCGTGGGACGACGGCCGCGACGAGTGGTGGGCGGACGCTGTCGCCAAGCAGTCCTCCGAGTACGAGACGAAGTCGCTCCCCAGCGACCAGGAGTCGATGCTGCTGTACTCCTCCGGGACGACGGGGACGCCGAAGGGGATCGTCCACACCCACGCGGGCGTGCAGCTGCAGTGCGCCAAGGAGATCCACTTCGGGTTCGATCAGAAGCCCGACGACGTGTTCTGGTGGGTGTCGGACATCGGCTGGATGATGGGGCCGTGGACGCTCATCGGCAACCACACCTTCGGCGGGACGATCCTGATGTACGAAGGGGCGCCCGATCACCCCGGTCCGGACCGCTTCTGGGAGACGATCGACCGCCACGACGTGACGCAGTTCGGCATCTCGCCGACGGCGATCCGCGCGCTGCGCAAGCACGGCGACGACCACGTCGAGGGCCACGACCTCTCCAGCCTCCGGATCCTCGGGTCGACGGGCGAGCCGTGGGACCCCGAGTCGTGGCTGTGGTTCTACGAGCACGTCGGGAACGGCGAGATCCCGATCGTCAACATCTCCGGCGGCACGGAGATCTGCGGCTGTTTCCTCATGCCGATGCCGGACCAGCCGCTGAAGCCGTGCACCCTCGGCGGCCCCGGGCTGGGCATGGACATCGACATCGTCGACGAGGCCGGCGAGAGCATCGCCGACACCCACGAGCGCGGCTACCTCGTCGCGCGCGACTCCTGTCCCTCGATGACGAAGAGCCTCTGGTCGGGCGACGAGCGCTACCTGGAGGAGTACTGGTCGACGTTCACCGAGCCGCCGCTGTGGAACCACGGCGACTGGGCCCAGCAGGACGAGGACGGCTTCTGGTTCCTCCACGGCCGCGCCGACGACACGCTCAACGTCGCCGGCCGGAAGGTCGGCCCTGCCGAGATCGAGGGCGTGCTCATCGACCACGACGCCGTCAACCAGGCGGTCGCCGTCGGCGTCGACGACGAGACGACCGGCACGGCCGTCGTCACCTACGTCGTGCTCGAACCGGGCGTCGAGCCGGACGACGAGCTGCGCGAGGGGCTTCGCGCGCTCGTCGGCGAGGAGCACGGCAAGCCGTTCCGCCCCCGCGAGATCCTGTTCGTCGAGGAGTTCCCCAAGACGCAGTCGGGGAAGATCATCCGCCGCGCGGTCGCGTCGGTGTACGAGGGCGAGGACCCCGGCGACCTCTCGTCGATGGAGAACCCCGAGGCGCTGGAGGCGCTGGAAGAGGCGAGCTAG
- a CDS encoding short-chain fatty acid transporter — protein sequence MSTRGGGTVVQRFGRRLAGTVERWMPSPFLFAILLSYAVFLGGVLLEGEGPAAMVGHWYGGFWALLTFGMQMVLILVTGYAIAYHPRVQNLIGRLAGVTDSGAGAVVLVGVVAMVASWIQWGMGLIVGAVLAREVGRQAYQRGVKVHYPLLCIAGYMGLGLTWHWGLAGSAPLLINTPGNVFIEQGVLDGLVPISQTVFSSYSLTLTVLAIVYASLALYLLAPDPENAEGIDEYVDEAELEDSVDASGPDIDSPADAVDQSRLVGGLIAFAGVAFSVWTFANEGLNALNLNVVNFAFMFVGLLLFTRPRAYQEQFYDAVTATGGIILQFPFYAGIIGMMNGSGLTDTLANALVSVATPTTFPAIAWITAGFINLFVPSGGGEWTVVGPTVVAAAQELGVPVGKATVAYAVGDAHTNLFQPFWALPLLGITGMRARDIFGYGMAMLLLLIPFLALALTFVPY from the coding sequence ATGTCAACACGTGGCGGTGGCACGGTCGTACAGCGATTCGGACGCAGGCTGGCGGGGACCGTGGAGCGGTGGATGCCGAGCCCGTTCCTGTTCGCGATCCTGTTGAGCTACGCCGTGTTCCTCGGGGGCGTCCTGTTGGAGGGCGAGGGACCGGCCGCGATGGTGGGCCACTGGTACGGCGGCTTCTGGGCGCTGCTCACCTTCGGGATGCAGATGGTGCTCATCCTCGTGACCGGATACGCCATCGCGTATCACCCGCGCGTGCAGAACCTGATCGGGCGACTCGCCGGGGTGACCGACTCCGGCGCCGGCGCGGTCGTGCTCGTCGGCGTCGTCGCGATGGTCGCCTCGTGGATCCAGTGGGGGATGGGCCTCATCGTCGGCGCCGTCCTCGCCCGCGAGGTCGGCCGCCAGGCGTACCAGCGCGGCGTCAAGGTCCACTACCCCCTGTTGTGTATCGCGGGCTACATGGGCCTCGGGCTGACGTGGCACTGGGGACTGGCCGGGTCGGCGCCGCTGCTCATCAACACGCCCGGGAACGTGTTCATCGAGCAGGGCGTGCTCGACGGGCTCGTGCCCATCTCCCAGACGGTGTTCTCGTCGTACTCGCTCACGCTGACGGTGCTCGCCATCGTCTACGCGTCGCTGGCGCTGTACCTGCTCGCGCCCGACCCCGAGAACGCCGAGGGGATCGACGAGTACGTCGACGAGGCCGAACTGGAGGACTCGGTGGACGCCTCCGGGCCGGACATCGACTCGCCCGCGGACGCCGTCGACCAGAGCCGCCTCGTGGGCGGGCTGATCGCGTTCGCCGGCGTCGCCTTCTCGGTGTGGACGTTCGCGAACGAGGGGCTGAACGCCTTGAACCTCAACGTCGTCAACTTCGCGTTCATGTTCGTCGGCCTGCTGCTGTTCACGCGGCCGCGCGCCTATCAGGAGCAGTTCTACGACGCCGTCACCGCCACCGGCGGCATCATCCTCCAGTTCCCGTTCTACGCGGGGATCATCGGGATGATGAACGGCTCGGGGCTCACCGACACGCTCGCGAACGCGCTCGTGAGCGTCGCGACGCCGACGACGTTCCCCGCCATCGCGTGGATCACCGCCGGCTTCATCAACCTCTTCGTCCCCTCCGGGGGCGGCGAGTGGACGGTCGTCGGCCCGACGGTCGTCGCGGCCGCACAGGAGCTGGGCGTCCCGGTCGGCAAGGCGACGGTCGCGTACGCCGTCGGCGACGCGCACACGAACCTGTTCCAGCCGTTCTGGGCGCTGCCGCTTTTGGGCATCACCGGGATGCGCGCGCGCGACATCTTCGGCTACGGGATGGCGATGCTGCTGCTGCTCATCCCGTTCCTGGCGCTCGCGCTCACGTTCGTTCCGTACTGA
- a CDS encoding SDR family NAD(P)-dependent oxidoreductase codes for MSDDTAAAFDPATAFDLSDRVAVVTGGTRGIGRAIALGLANAGADVVPTSRTAENVEDAVSAVESRGVDSLAHPTDVTDADAVTDLMAAVEADLGGPDIVVNNAGVSVDGALGPPEATTEDDTEFLLDVNLRGAFRCARAAADSLRASDGGSLINVASVAGLVGIPRQHPYVASKHGLVGITKSMALDWAPEVRVNAVAPGYVLTDMTAGIEGDEQLMASIRDRTPLSRFAETAEIAGPVVFLASDAASYVTGACLSVDGGWTAR; via the coding sequence ATGAGCGACGACACAGCCGCCGCCTTCGATCCCGCCACCGCCTTCGATCTCTCCGACCGCGTCGCCGTCGTCACCGGCGGCACCCGCGGCATCGGCCGGGCGATCGCGCTCGGCCTGGCGAACGCCGGCGCCGACGTGGTGCCGACGAGCCGAACGGCGGAGAACGTGGAAGACGCCGTCTCGGCGGTCGAGTCCCGCGGCGTCGACTCGCTGGCGCACCCGACCGACGTGACCGACGCGGACGCGGTGACGGACCTGATGGCGGCCGTCGAGGCCGACCTCGGCGGCCCGGACATCGTCGTCAACAACGCCGGCGTCAGCGTCGACGGCGCGCTCGGCCCGCCGGAGGCGACGACCGAGGACGACACCGAGTTCCTGCTCGACGTGAACCTCCGTGGCGCGTTCCGCTGTGCCCGTGCGGCCGCCGACTCCCTGCGCGCGAGCGACGGCGGGAGCCTGATCAACGTCGCCTCCGTCGCCGGGCTGGTCGGCATCCCGCGCCAGCACCCCTACGTCGCCTCGAAACACGGGCTCGTCGGGATCACGAAGTCGATGGCGCTCGACTGGGCGCCCGAGGTCCGCGTCAACGCCGTCGCGCCCGGCTACGTCCTCACCGACATGACCGCGGGGATCGAGGGGGACGAACAGCTGATGGCGTCCATCCGCGACCGAACCCCCCTCTCGCGGTTCGCGGAGACCGCCGAGATCGCCGGGCCGGTCGTGTTCCTCGCGAGCGACGCCGCAAGCTACGTGACGGGCGCGTGTCTGTCGGTCGACGGCGGCTGGACGGCGCGGTGA
- a CDS encoding GNAT family N-acetyltransferase, which produces MYVRDAKNRDEAWLLDHIEEMGLDERSFRSRDYVIAVEEGSNTRAGFGRLRVHKTDDGDFVELTGIGVLESWRGQGIGAHVVERLIEKAGDQEFEEVYCFTPTATYLEQFGFETLDDDEVPDALADRLEQVRSDEGEDAAPLRLDREEFVLPERFRERFKAASADGAAAEPEVTETAEDFGIDPDEATYKYDTGG; this is translated from the coding sequence ATGTACGTCCGCGACGCCAAGAACCGGGACGAGGCGTGGCTGCTCGATCACATCGAGGAGATGGGGCTCGACGAGCGGTCGTTCCGGTCGCGCGATTACGTGATCGCGGTCGAGGAGGGGTCGAACACCCGCGCCGGGTTCGGCCGCCTGCGGGTCCACAAGACCGACGACGGCGACTTCGTCGAGTTGACCGGGATCGGCGTCCTCGAGTCCTGGCGCGGGCAGGGGATCGGCGCGCACGTCGTCGAGCGGCTGATCGAGAAGGCCGGCGACCAGGAGTTCGAGGAGGTCTACTGCTTCACGCCGACGGCGACGTACCTCGAACAGTTCGGCTTCGAGACACTCGACGACGACGAGGTCCCCGACGCGCTCGCCGACCGGCTCGAACAGGTCCGCTCCGACGAGGGCGAGGACGCGGCGCCGCTGCGGCTCGATCGCGAGGAGTTCGTGCTGCCCGAGCGGTTCCGCGAGCGGTTCAAGGCCGCCTCCGCCGACGGGGCCGCCGCGGAGCCGGAGGTGACCGAGACCGCCGAGGACTTCGGCATCGACCCCGACGAGGCGACCTACAAATACGACACCGGAGGATAA
- a CDS encoding DUF7520 family protein, with product MSDRAATDGVEDGGDDRSGDDRSGDDRASDDRVGDREILIEGEASAVEASGRPYLLGAAAAVTLFAAAAGYVVAANNAVGSVAMFGVVTVPGTPAAVAVYGAALSAVVLAALFGLVTVASRFDDDAVR from the coding sequence GTGAGCGACCGAGCGGCCACCGACGGCGTCGAGGACGGCGGCGACGACCGATCCGGCGACGACCGATCCGGCGACGACCGAGCCAGCGACGACCGAGTCGGCGACCGGGAGATCCTGATCGAGGGGGAAGCGAGCGCCGTCGAGGCGTCGGGGCGGCCGTACCTCCTCGGCGCGGCCGCGGCCGTGACGCTGTTCGCGGCCGCCGCGGGCTACGTCGTCGCCGCGAACAACGCCGTCGGTTCGGTCGCGATGTTCGGCGTGGTCACCGTCCCGGGAACCCCGGCGGCCGTCGCGGTGTACGGCGCGGCGCTGTCGGCCGTCGTGCTTGCCGCGCTGTTCGGCCTCGTGACGGTCGCCTCGCGGTTCGACGACGACGCGGTGCGGTAG
- the cdd gene encoding cytidine deaminase has product MTDDSGDPADDPLVAAARDAFADAYVPYSEYPVGAALRTADGTVFVGCNIENANYSNSLHAEEVAIAEAVKGGHTEFDRLAVASAAADGVTPCGMCRQTLAEFCDADMEVVCDEGDGVTTYTLGELLPDTISLETLTDAAERRRQR; this is encoded by the coding sequence ATGACGGACGACTCCGGCGACCCCGCCGACGATCCGCTGGTCGCGGCCGCCCGCGACGCCTTCGCCGACGCGTACGTTCCCTACTCCGAGTACCCGGTCGGCGCGGCGCTTCGAACCGCGGACGGCACGGTGTTCGTGGGCTGCAACATCGAGAACGCCAACTACTCCAACTCCCTGCACGCCGAGGAGGTCGCGATCGCGGAGGCGGTGAAGGGGGGCCACACCGAGTTCGACCGCCTCGCGGTCGCCTCCGCCGCCGCCGACGGCGTCACCCCCTGCGGGATGTGCCGCCAGACGCTCGCGGAGTTTTGCGACGCCGACATGGAGGTCGTCTGCGACGAGGGCGACGGCGTCACGACGTACACGCTGGGAGAGCTGCTGCCGGACACGATCAGCCTCGAAACGCTCACCGACGCCGCGGAACGCCGCCGGCAACGGTAG
- the sod gene encoding superoxide dismutase — MSYELDPLPYDYDALEPHISEQVLTWHHDTHHQGYVNGWNSAEETLEENREAGEFGSSPGAIRNVTHNSSGHILHDLFWQNMSPEGGDEPSGALADRIAEDFGSYDAWKGEFEAAAGNASGWALLVYDTFSNQLRNVVVDKHDQGAIWGGHPILALDVWEHSYYYDYGPARGDFISAFFEVVDWEEPSTRYEQAVQLFE; from the coding sequence ATGAGCTACGAACTCGATCCGTTGCCGTACGACTACGACGCGCTGGAACCCCACATTTCCGAGCAGGTGCTGACGTGGCATCACGACACCCATCACCAGGGGTACGTCAACGGCTGGAACTCGGCTGAAGAAACGCTCGAGGAGAACCGCGAGGCTGGCGAGTTCGGCTCCTCGCCCGGTGCCATTCGGAACGTGACCCACAACTCCTCGGGCCACATTCTGCACGACCTGTTCTGGCAGAACATGTCCCCGGAGGGCGGCGACGAGCCGTCGGGCGCGCTCGCCGACCGGATCGCCGAGGACTTCGGCAGCTACGATGCGTGGAAGGGCGAGTTCGAGGCCGCCGCCGGCAACGCCAGCGGGTGGGCCCTGCTCGTGTACGACACGTTCTCGAACCAGCTGCGCAACGTGGTCGTGGACAAGCACGACCAGGGTGCGATCTGGGGCGGCCACCCGATCCTCGCGCTGGACGTGTGGGAGCACTCCTACTACTACGACTACGGCCCCGCCCGCGGCGACTTCATCAGCGCCTTCTTCGAAGTCGTCGACTGGGAGGAACCCTCGACCCGCTACGAACAGGCCGTCCAGCTCTTCGAGTAA
- a CDS encoding pirin family protein: MTDPERADRAGPIPGGRVRHGTGVNATRAFPTEPHPTHRDPFVLFERFSIDPDAGFPMHPHRGFEIVSYMLEGGMEHEDSLGVSHTAREGDAMRITTGGGIRHSEFPADGSACNGLQLWVNLPRERKEIDADYVDADAADLPTAEADGATVTTVVGEGSPIDLHTQLEYLDARVDGAWTWTVPEGWTGFAFGVAGEGTADGDAFGVGDVLPVEGGRAVEFLPDDPDPSPAGDDAAFRVVCVAGEPHGEPIRQRGPYVL, from the coding sequence ATGACCGATCCCGAGCGAGCCGACCGCGCCGGGCCGATACCCGGCGGGCGGGTCCGCCACGGCACCGGCGTGAACGCGACGCGCGCGTTCCCCACGGAGCCGCACCCGACCCACCGCGACCCGTTCGTCCTGTTCGAGCGGTTCTCCATCGACCCCGACGCGGGGTTCCCGATGCACCCGCACCGCGGGTTCGAGATCGTCTCGTACATGCTCGAGGGCGGGATGGAACACGAGGACTCCCTGGGCGTGTCACACACCGCCCGCGAGGGCGACGCCATGCGGATCACGACCGGCGGCGGCATCCGTCACTCCGAGTTTCCGGCCGACGGGAGCGCCTGCAACGGGCTCCAACTGTGGGTGAATCTCCCCCGCGAGAGGAAGGAGATCGACGCGGACTACGTCGACGCCGACGCCGCGGACCTCCCGACAGCGGAGGCTGACGGCGCGACCGTGACCACCGTCGTCGGCGAGGGCTCCCCGATCGACCTCCACACGCAACTGGAGTACCTCGACGCCCGCGTCGACGGCGCGTGGACCTGGACGGTCCCCGAGGGCTGGACGGGCTTCGCCTTCGGGGTCGCGGGCGAGGGAACCGCCGACGGCGACGCGTTCGGCGTCGGCGACGTGCTTCCGGTCGAGGGCGGCCGAGCCGTGGAGTTCCTCCCCGACGATCCGGACCCCTCCCCTGCCGGCGACGACGCGGCGTTCCGCGTCGTCTGCGTCGCCGGCGAACCGCACGGCGAGCCGATCCGCCAGCGCGGTCCCTACGTGCTGTAA
- a CDS encoding ABC transporter ATP-binding protein has protein sequence MAQLELDDVRKVFTDDDGSDIVAVDDVTVDIEDGEFLVLVGPSGCGKSTTLRMVAGLETVTSGDIRLGGRSIVDQKPQDRDIAMVFQSYALYPHMTTRENMAFGLEESTDMADAEIDERVENAADLLDIPDLLDRKPSELSGGQQQRVALGRAIVREPEVFLMDEPLSNLDAKLRSQMRTELQRIQEDLDTTTVYVTHDQTEAMTMGDRIAILDGGELQQAGTPLECYHRPANRFVAGFIGEPSMNFFDATVEGDRLVADAFEYPLTAAMREAVEGADGVTLGIRPEDVEVASAGSAGDDEFDTVVDVVEPMGNENAVYLGFDEEMSDTFVATVGGMRRIDAGESVVARFPSDAVHLFDTTNGDALHNRSLEDAADAEPRI, from the coding sequence ATGGCACAACTCGAACTCGACGACGTACGGAAGGTGTTCACGGACGACGACGGCTCCGACATCGTCGCCGTCGACGACGTGACGGTCGACATCGAGGACGGGGAGTTCCTCGTCCTCGTCGGGCCGTCCGGCTGCGGGAAGTCGACGACGCTGCGGATGGTCGCCGGGCTGGAGACGGTCACCAGCGGCGACATCCGTCTCGGCGGTCGATCCATCGTGGACCAGAAGCCGCAGGACCGGGACATCGCGATGGTGTTCCAGTCGTACGCGCTGTACCCGCACATGACCACCCGGGAGAACATGGCCTTCGGGCTGGAGGAGTCCACCGACATGGCCGACGCGGAGATCGACGAGCGCGTCGAGAACGCCGCGGACCTGCTCGACATCCCGGACCTGCTCGACCGCAAGCCGTCGGAGCTGTCCGGCGGCCAACAGCAGCGCGTCGCGCTCGGACGGGCGATCGTCCGCGAGCCCGAGGTGTTCCTGATGGACGAGCCGCTGTCGAACCTCGACGCCAAGCTCCGCTCGCAGATGCGCACGGAGCTCCAGCGTATCCAGGAGGACCTCGACACCACGACCGTCTACGTCACCCACGACCAGACGGAGGCGATGACGATGGGCGACCGGATCGCGATCCTCGACGGCGGCGAGCTTCAGCAGGCCGGTACGCCCCTGGAGTGTTATCACCGCCCGGCGAACCGCTTCGTCGCGGGGTTCATCGGCGAGCCGTCGATGAACTTCTTCGATGCGACCGTCGAGGGCGACCGGCTGGTCGCCGACGCCTTCGAGTACCCGCTGACGGCCGCCATGCGCGAGGCCGTCGAGGGTGCCGACGGCGTGACCCTCGGCATCCGTCCGGAGGACGTCGAGGTCGCGTCTGCCGGCTCCGCGGGCGACGACGAGTTCGACACGGTTGTCGACGTCGTCGAGCCGATGGGCAACGAGAACGCCGTCTACCTCGGCTTCGACGAGGAGATGAGCGACACGTTCGTCGCGACCGTGGGCGGGATGCGCCGCATCGACGCCGGCGAGTCGGTCGTCGCGCGGTTCCCGTCGGACGCGGTTCACCTGTTCGACACGACCAACGGCGACGCGCTGCACAACCGCTCGCTGGAGGACGCCGCCGACGCCGAACCGCGGATCTGA
- a CDS encoding carbohydrate ABC transporter permease, whose amino-acid sequence MTDGVADRIRDDLAGVDGYRVALYAAIVGMTVFFLTPIESGLVTAFKTNPGGVSSTLPFAPPPPRFFTLEKWQTALAALGRGMVNSALYAVPATVISALLGSFAAYGLTQADWRARYKAPVLAMLVAGIFIPYQAVLVPLSQFWGAMPLAELLTPLWLLGVPQSYVGLVELTITHVAYGIPICMVLFRSYYRNVSEEMIEAARLDGATFRRVYRRIVFPISTPMFAVVLIYQFTQIWNDLLFALILVSTESSPAAPVVLILAGLGESMEGQDFALRMAGAFIAALPTLIVYIMFGEEFAEGVAT is encoded by the coding sequence ATGACCGACGGCGTCGCCGACCGGATCCGCGACGACCTCGCGGGGGTCGACGGCTACCGCGTGGCGCTGTACGCCGCGATCGTCGGCATGACGGTGTTCTTCCTGACGCCGATCGAATCCGGGCTCGTCACCGCGTTCAAGACGAACCCCGGCGGGGTCAGCTCGACGCTGCCGTTCGCGCCGCCGCCGCCGCGGTTCTTCACCCTGGAGAAGTGGCAGACCGCGCTGGCGGCGCTGGGCCGCGGCATGGTCAACAGCGCGCTGTATGCGGTGCCCGCGACGGTCATCTCCGCGCTGCTGGGCAGCTTCGCCGCCTACGGCCTGACGCAGGCCGACTGGCGGGCCCGCTACAAGGCGCCGGTGTTGGCGATGCTCGTCGCCGGGATCTTCATCCCGTACCAGGCGGTGCTCGTGCCCCTCTCGCAGTTCTGGGGCGCGATGCCGCTTGCGGAGCTGTTGACGCCGCTGTGGCTGCTCGGGGTTCCGCAGTCGTACGTCGGGCTGGTCGAGCTGACGATCACCCACGTCGCGTACGGCATCCCGATCTGCATGGTGCTGTTCCGGTCGTACTACCGGAACGTGAGCGAGGAGATGATCGAGGCCGCGCGCCTCGACGGCGCGACGTTCCGTCGGGTGTACCGTCGGATCGTCTTCCCGATCTCGACGCCGATGTTCGCGGTCGTGCTCATCTACCAGTTCACGCAGATCTGGAACGACCTCCTGTTCGCGCTCATCCTCGTGTCCACCGAGTCGAGCCCGGCCGCCCCGGTCGTGCTCATCCTCGCGGGGCTCGGGGAGTCGATGGAGGGACAGGACTTCGCGCTCCGGATGGCCGGGGCGTTCATCGCCGCGCTGCCGACGCTCATCGTGTACATCATGTTCGGCGAGGAGTTCGCCGAGGGGGTGGCGACGTGA
- a CDS encoding carbohydrate ABC transporter permease encodes MRDFLSRTRSRLRHAVFGATGESDDTVVTDGGTATGEAGGVVDRLNERFGEDFTESAPFWLPPFLLVGLFVYGAIAWNFVISLTDYEGFVGPDYSDLDFEMYVRAANDSGVIDATVNTFLLVVAFTTVALAVGLVLAILIDRNIRFENTFRTIYLLPMSLSFVVTAQFWLWMYNYNNGVVNIALGTVGIGPISWIGNSSLVLWAVVFALVWQFSGYTMVVYLAGLRAIPTEHYEAARVDGASTLKMYWRVIIPQLKGSTISAAIVLMVFALKAFDFLYSLVSGYRPPNGADILATKMVREAYSTNNWAYASAIAIILFLMALSIIGPYLYYEYKQGNL; translated from the coding sequence ATGCGCGACTTTCTTTCGAGGACTCGATCCAGGCTCCGGCACGCCGTGTTCGGCGCCACCGGGGAGAGTGACGACACGGTCGTGACCGACGGCGGCACCGCCACGGGCGAGGCCGGCGGGGTCGTCGACCGGCTCAACGAGCGGTTCGGCGAGGACTTCACCGAGTCCGCGCCGTTCTGGCTGCCGCCGTTCCTGCTCGTCGGGCTGTTCGTCTACGGCGCCATCGCGTGGAACTTCGTCATCTCGCTGACGGACTACGAGGGGTTCGTCGGCCCGGACTACTCCGATCTCGACTTCGAGATGTACGTCCGGGCGGCCAACGACTCGGGCGTCATCGACGCGACGGTCAACACCTTCCTGTTGGTCGTCGCGTTCACCACCGTCGCCCTCGCCGTGGGGCTGGTGCTGGCGATCCTCATCGACCGGAACATCCGGTTCGAGAACACGTTCCGGACGATCTACCTGTTGCCGATGAGCCTCTCGTTCGTCGTGACGGCGCAGTTCTGGCTGTGGATGTACAACTACAACAACGGCGTCGTCAACATCGCCCTCGGAACGGTGGGGATCGGCCCGATCTCCTGGATCGGGAACTCCTCGCTCGTCCTGTGGGCGGTGGTGTTCGCGCTCGTGTGGCAGTTCTCGGGGTACACGATGGTCGTGTACCTCGCCGGACTGCGCGCGATCCCGACCGAACACTACGAGGCCGCCCGCGTCGACGGCGCGTCGACGCTGAAGATGTACTGGCGGGTCATCATCCCGCAGCTCAAGGGGTCGACGATCAGCGCCGCCATCGTCCTGATGGTGTTCGCGCTGAAGGCGTTCGACTTCCTGTACTCGCTGGTCAGCGGCTACCGGCCGCCCAACGGGGCGGACATCCTCGCGACCAAGATGGTGCGCGAGGCGTACAGCACGAACAACTGGGCGTACGCGTCGGCGATCGCGATCATCCTCTTCCTGATGGCGCTGTCGATCATCGGCCCGTACCTCTACTACGAGTACAAGCAGGGGAACCTATGA